From the genome of Paraburkholderia flava, one region includes:
- a CDS encoding MFS transporter, with product MRTWLIDRIGPVATISLAQLFGTSLWFSANSAAGDLMHAWHASAADIGWLTSAVQAGFIAGALGISIGGLADRFRASSIFVCSAILGALFNACFAWFAHDVASGMAFRFLVGVSLAGIYPVGMKLIVSWAPERTGPALAQLVAMLTLGTALPHALKVAGADLPWQWVIDASSVLALAGALMIYALGDGPHLRVDARSASKLTASTARPPHVLDAFRNRGYRGAALGYFGHMWELYAFWTVVPLFVSGAALAARIHAGGIAGLSFCIIAIGAPACWFGGVLSRRIGSAKVAAGALAMSGACCLIVALGWRFLPPVALFALLIAWGASVIADSPQFSALSAQACPRELVGSALAIQNSIGFAITVVSISAITHLYEHIGLDAAWLLLPGPILGLIGFAPVLRRSDVTRR from the coding sequence GTGCGCACGTGGCTCATCGACCGGATCGGACCCGTCGCGACGATTTCGCTCGCGCAGCTGTTCGGCACGTCGCTGTGGTTCAGCGCGAACAGCGCAGCCGGTGACCTGATGCACGCGTGGCATGCGAGTGCCGCCGACATCGGCTGGCTGACGAGCGCCGTGCAGGCTGGCTTCATTGCCGGTGCGCTCGGCATATCGATCGGCGGTCTCGCGGACCGTTTTCGCGCGAGCTCGATCTTCGTGTGCAGTGCGATTCTCGGTGCGTTATTCAATGCATGCTTCGCGTGGTTCGCACACGACGTGGCGAGCGGAATGGCGTTCAGGTTTCTGGTCGGCGTGTCCCTCGCGGGCATCTATCCGGTGGGGATGAAGCTGATCGTCAGCTGGGCACCCGAAAGAACCGGGCCTGCGCTCGCGCAACTCGTCGCGATGCTGACGCTCGGCACCGCGTTGCCGCATGCGTTGAAGGTGGCCGGCGCGGATCTGCCGTGGCAGTGGGTCATCGACGCGTCTTCGGTTCTGGCGCTGGCAGGTGCGTTGATGATCTACGCGCTGGGCGACGGTCCGCATCTACGTGTCGACGCTCGTTCCGCGAGCAAGCTGACCGCGTCCACCGCCAGGCCGCCTCACGTACTCGATGCCTTTCGCAATCGCGGCTATCGTGGCGCAGCGCTCGGTTACTTTGGCCACATGTGGGAGCTGTACGCGTTCTGGACGGTGGTGCCGCTGTTCGTGTCGGGCGCTGCGCTTGCTGCTCGCATTCACGCGGGAGGTATTGCGGGGCTATCGTTCTGCATCATTGCGATCGGCGCGCCCGCGTGCTGGTTCGGCGGTGTGCTGTCGCGCCGGATCGGCAGCGCGAAGGTCGCGGCCGGTGCGCTTGCGATGTCGGGGGCGTGCTGTCTGATCGTTGCACTGGGCTGGCGTTTTTTGCCGCCCGTTGCGCTGTTTGCGTTGCTGATTGCGTGGGGCGCATCGGTGATCGCCGACTCGCCGCAGTTCTCGGCGTTGTCGGCGCAGGCCTGTCCGCGCGAACTGGTCGGCAGTGCGTTGGCGATCCAGAATTCGATCGGCTTTGCGATCACCGTCGTGTCGATATCGGCGATTACGCATCTGTACGAGCACATCGGGCTCGACGCCGCCTGGCTGCTATTGCCTGGTCCCATCCTGGGCCTGATCGGATTCGCGCCGGTTCTGCGGCGTTCGGACGTTACGCGGCGCTGA
- a CDS encoding trans-sulfuration enzyme family protein — translation MKTSKSYRFETLAVHAGHGVDPTTGAVTAPIHLSTTFERDADGSYPHGFLYSRNSNPNRNSLEVALAALEGGAASAAFGSGLAAVTAIMQGLQPGDHVIAPADIYHGTANVLKHLFAKWQIATSFVDMTRLDNVAEAIRPTTRIVWIETPSNPLLQCVDIAALAELAHRAGARAIADNTFASPALQRPLTLGCDMVMHSTTKYLGGRSDVLGGAVISLHDDDVFAQIRQAQLLGGGVPSPFDCWLLMRSLPTLPYRMQAHCANARKVAAFLHEHPKVSVVHYPGLPDDPFHALAARQMSDFGGMLSFEVASGKDAAMAVAGNVEIFARATSLGGTESLIEHRASIEGPDSKTPQGLLRVSVGLEHADDLIDDLTQALERA, via the coding sequence GTGAAAACATCTAAAAGCTATCGCTTCGAAACGCTGGCCGTTCATGCCGGCCACGGAGTCGATCCCACGACGGGCGCGGTGACTGCGCCGATTCATCTGTCTACCACGTTCGAACGCGATGCGGACGGCAGCTATCCGCATGGCTTCCTGTACTCGCGCAACAGCAACCCGAATCGCAACAGCCTCGAAGTGGCACTGGCCGCGCTCGAAGGGGGCGCGGCCAGTGCTGCGTTCGGTTCGGGGCTGGCAGCGGTCACGGCGATCATGCAGGGACTGCAGCCGGGCGACCATGTGATCGCGCCCGCCGATATCTATCACGGCACGGCGAACGTCCTGAAGCATCTGTTCGCGAAGTGGCAGATCGCGACGAGTTTCGTCGATATGACGCGCCTCGATAACGTCGCGGAAGCGATTCGTCCGACCACGCGCATCGTGTGGATCGAAACGCCGTCGAATCCGCTGCTGCAATGCGTCGATATTGCCGCACTGGCCGAGCTTGCGCATCGCGCGGGCGCCCGCGCGATTGCCGACAATACGTTCGCGTCGCCCGCGCTGCAGCGCCCGCTGACGCTCGGTTGCGACATGGTGATGCACTCGACCACCAAGTACCTCGGCGGCCGCAGCGACGTGCTCGGCGGTGCTGTGATCTCGCTGCACGACGATGACGTGTTTGCGCAGATTCGCCAGGCACAACTGCTGGGCGGAGGCGTGCCGTCGCCGTTCGACTGCTGGCTCCTGATGCGCAGCCTGCCGACCCTGCCGTACCGGATGCAGGCGCATTGCGCGAACGCGCGCAAGGTTGCGGCCTTCTTGCATGAGCATCCGAAGGTGTCGGTGGTTCACTATCCGGGGCTGCCGGACGATCCGTTCCATGCGCTGGCAGCGCGGCAGATGAGCGACTTCGGCGGCATGCTGTCGTTCGAGGTGGCGAGCGGCAAGGACGCTGCGATGGCGGTCGCGGGCAATGTGGAGATCTTCGCGCGGGCGACGAGTCTCGGCGGCACCGAAAGCCTGATCGAGCATCGCGCATCGATCGAGGGACCGGACAGCAAGACACCGCAAGGACTGTTGCGCGTGTCGGTCGGCCTCGAGCATGCCGACGACCTGATCGACGATCTGACCCAGGCGTTGGAGCGCGCGTAG
- a CDS encoding homocysteine S-methyltransferase family protein codes for MDFLERVRTAPAILTEGAIVTRLVYEFGLSVPDSASFVQLFQDDGRRALTAVYKSYMAIAAQYDIPMQVGTATWRAHPDGLVKQGFTAPDDLKRVNEEAVVFLQDLRRSLQLEGIVYIAGVIGPRVDGYDAAGAPSADDAHAYHAAQAEVLAASGVDVLYAPTFASTGELVGLSRACAATTLPYVLAPVINAAGYLPDGVSLVDAVARIDASVTRPPLHFQVGCVHPAHYLDASTHPTWPGSARVLGLQANASALPPEELEKISHVAGDDPEAFAEHMTTLYRRGARILGGCCGTSEAHLRALARRLAAETV; via the coding sequence ATGGACTTTCTGGAACGCGTGAGAACGGCACCGGCTATCCTCACGGAAGGCGCGATCGTGACGCGCCTTGTCTATGAGTTCGGGTTGTCGGTGCCCGATTCGGCGAGCTTTGTACAACTGTTTCAGGACGACGGCCGTCGTGCGCTGACAGCCGTCTATAAAAGCTACATGGCCATCGCCGCGCAATACGACATCCCGATGCAGGTCGGCACCGCGACGTGGCGCGCCCATCCGGATGGCCTGGTCAAGCAGGGCTTCACGGCGCCTGACGATTTGAAGAGAGTGAATGAGGAAGCGGTGGTCTTTCTGCAGGACCTGCGTCGCTCGCTTCAGCTGGAGGGGATCGTCTATATCGCCGGCGTGATCGGCCCTCGGGTCGACGGCTACGATGCCGCCGGTGCGCCCAGCGCTGACGACGCCCATGCGTACCATGCGGCACAGGCCGAGGTCCTCGCCGCGAGTGGCGTCGACGTTCTGTACGCGCCGACCTTCGCGAGCACCGGGGAACTGGTCGGCCTTTCCAGGGCCTGCGCCGCGACGACGCTGCCTTACGTCCTTGCTCCGGTCATCAACGCTGCCGGTTATTTGCCGGATGGCGTATCGCTTGTAGATGCCGTTGCACGGATCGACGCGAGCGTGACGCGGCCGCCGCTGCATTTTCAGGTCGGCTGTGTCCATCCGGCTCATTACCTCGATGCGTCGACCCACCCGACATGGCCTGGCTCAGCGAGAGTGTTGGGCTTGCAGGCCAACGCATCGGCATTGCCGCCCGAGGAGCTGGAGAAAATCTCGCACGTTGCAGGCGATGATCCCGAGGCGTTCGCCGAACACATGACAACCCTCTATCGGCGTGGGGCCAGGATTCTCGGAGGATGTTGCGGAACAAGCGAAGCTCATCTCCGCGCATTGGCCCGCCGGCTTGCGGCGGAAACCGTGTAA
- a CDS encoding helix-turn-helix domain-containing protein — protein MTSDPTDAIAARIKTERTGRDWSLAELAERSGVSKAMISKIERNEASPTAIVLGKLSGAFGLKLSTLLALAEQADQRISRAQTQPLWQDPETGYTRRVVSPLNGAILELVEVTLPAGARVAYPTSAFTFQHQQIWVTSGTLTFEEGDIAHVLKKGDCLQLGLPVPCVFANETKAICVYVLGLVKR, from the coding sequence GTGACAAGCGATCCGACTGACGCCATCGCCGCACGCATCAAGACCGAACGCACGGGACGCGACTGGTCCCTGGCTGAACTCGCGGAACGATCCGGCGTGTCGAAGGCGATGATCAGCAAGATCGAACGCAACGAAGCGAGCCCGACGGCCATCGTGCTCGGCAAGCTGTCGGGTGCTTTCGGACTGAAACTTTCGACCTTGCTCGCCCTGGCTGAGCAGGCCGACCAGCGGATCAGCCGGGCGCAGACACAACCCCTCTGGCAGGATCCGGAAACCGGCTATACGCGGCGTGTGGTGTCGCCGTTGAACGGCGCAATACTCGAACTGGTGGAAGTCACCTTGCCCGCGGGCGCGCGAGTCGCTTACCCGACGTCGGCTTTCACGTTCCAGCATCAGCAGATCTGGGTGACCTCGGGGACACTGACGTTCGAGGAAGGCGACATCGCCCATGTACTGAAGAAGGGGGATTGCCTGCAACTGGGGCTGCCGGTGCCGTGCGT